A single Vigna radiata var. radiata cultivar VC1973A chromosome 8, Vradiata_ver6, whole genome shotgun sequence DNA region contains:
- the LOC106769681 gene encoding protein DEHYDRATION-INDUCED 19 homolog 3: protein MDGDSSWSARLSSASRRYQSALQSRSDMFMGFDENDGDDDIREEFLCPFCSEYFDIVGLCCHIDEEHPMEAKNGVCPVCALRVGVDMVAHITLQHGSIFKMQRKRKSRKGGSYSTLSLLRKELREGNLQSLFGGSSCIVSSSNAADPLLSSFILPLANEHTSSQPHLHTEARSSKKGSDASVSTRNVETSTLSVKDKEEKAKKCEFVQGLLLSTILDDNL, encoded by the exons ATGGATGGTGATTCCTCTTGGAGTGCTCGTCTCTCTTCCGCCTCTAGGCGCTACCAATCGGCTCTCCAATCTCGATCAG ACATGTTCATGGGTTTCGATGAAAATGACGGGGACGATGATATAAGGGAGGAGTTTCTCTGCCCATTTTGTTCCGAGTACTTTGATATTGTTGGATTATGCTGCCACATTGATGAAGAACATCCAATGGAAGCAAAAAATGGG GTATGTCCTGTTTGTGCATTGAGGGTGGGGGTTGATATGGTAGCACATATAACCCTACAACATGGGAGTATATTTAag ATGCAGCGAAAAAGGAAATCTCGGAAAGGTGGATCTTATTCAACACTATCATTATTGAGGAAGGAGCTACGAGAAGGAAATTTGCAGTCCCTTTTTGGTGGATCTTCATGTATAGTGTCCTCATCTAATGCAGCTGATCCACTGCTGTCATCATTTATACTGCCTTTAGCTAATGAACATACCAGCTCTCAGCCTCACTTGCACACTGAGGCAAGGTCATCTAAAAAAGGCTCAGATGCGAGTGTGTCAACAAG AAATGTGGAGACATCAACTTTGTCAGTTAAGGATAAGGAGGAGAAGGCAAAAAAATGCGAGTTTGTTCAAGGGCTGTTGCTGTCCACCATACTTGATGACAATTTATGA